The Cyclobacteriaceae bacterium genome includes a region encoding these proteins:
- a CDS encoding rhamnogalacturonan acetylesterase, which produces MRLFGLRLGMVLLAVVLVSFISTPSKITIYLIGDSTIANKEIKAYPETGWGMPFTYFFDSTVTVDNRAKNGRSTRTFISEDRWRPISENLKEGDYVFMQFGHNDESKEKTDRYTSPEDYKKNLTMFIRETRAKKAIPVVLTPVTRRKFKDGVIQETHVEYSALAASVAKEQNVAFIDLDKKSRDFLQQFGEENSKLLFMQLEPGEHPNYPAGRNDNTHFTELGARKIAQIILAEIKAQNLPLADRIVKGNGK; this is translated from the coding sequence ATGAGATTGTTTGGATTAAGATTGGGAATGGTGCTGCTCGCAGTCGTGTTGGTATCTTTCATTTCAACGCCTTCAAAAATTACCATTTATCTGATTGGTGATTCAACCATTGCCAATAAAGAGATCAAGGCTTATCCTGAAACAGGGTGGGGAATGCCCTTCACTTATTTCTTCGACTCTACCGTTACAGTTGACAACCGCGCCAAAAACGGACGAAGTACCCGCACCTTTATTTCGGAAGACCGATGGAGACCTATCTCTGAAAATCTCAAAGAGGGTGACTATGTTTTCATGCAGTTTGGTCACAACGACGAATCAAAGGAAAAGACCGATCGCTACACTTCTCCTGAAGATTATAAAAAGAACCTTACAATGTTTATCCGGGAGACCCGTGCTAAAAAAGCAATCCCGGTTGTTCTTACTCCCGTTACGCGAAGGAAATTTAAAGATGGCGTAATTCAGGAAACTCATGTGGAGTATTCTGCTCTTGCCGCTTCCGTTGCAAAGGAACAGAATGTAGCATTCATTGACCTCGATAAAAAGAGCCGCGATTTCCTTCAGCAGTTTGGTGAAGAGAATTCCAAGTTGCTGTTCATGCAGCTTGAGCCAGGAGAACATCCTAACTATCCCGCGGGTAGGAATGATAACACTCACTTTACAGAACTGGGTGCACGCAAAATAGCGCAGATCATTCTTGCCGAGATCAAGGCACAGAATCTTCCTCTTGCCGACAGAATTGTAAAGGGCAACGGTAAATAA
- a CDS encoding fibronectin type III domain-containing protein — protein sequence MTNEYRKDMKNIKQYGNWLMVVCLTLVIVVSCKKDSDELSLKRQFSPSLVTSKNGETSVELTWAASLFTISGDVEYVVEVSPDPAFGAVEYSVTTPNLTTTISDDKLTIKKDYYARIKAVGKNGATDSNWLVSSAFRITGEQFLIAINSTTVTDVAVQLTWRLNPDLNKLVFTPPVGAPVEYTLTAGEKAAGLKVITGLTQSTTYSAEIFQDTKSKGLISFKTKASITGNIVDLTGTTGDPNALITALGTAASGSIIVLRRGETYKFTSFTFTGGKSVSIVTALGFGTDYAIIRSTGSFTIAASTTTDSLVFRDLIIKGQNVATAPLSYDNHYLFNVGNTNVNVTKMRFDNCNIRILRGLVRGQAGTPASPVTNPPTVPSLVVTNYIINNCVMDSIREYGIASTFNTSGSSFKNITVTNSTFSHFRKFIDHRVYGNLSINISNCTFFDVVAGAAAPANAFIDFQTVGAGIVNISNCIFGRTWNETGAGTLVWGFRASTGSPGGAGSYGTSDFVNDNLPISVTSYAGTSLSLFTDPVNDNFKIKDVTFVGRSIAGDPRWRIN from the coding sequence ATGACAAACGAATACAGAAAAGACATGAAGAATATAAAACAATACGGAAACTGGTTGATGGTAGTTTGCCTGACGCTGGTAATTGTTGTGAGCTGTAAGAAAGACAGCGATGAGCTTTCATTGAAACGTCAATTCTCTCCTTCATTGGTCACAAGCAAGAATGGAGAAACTTCTGTTGAATTGACATGGGCAGCATCGCTGTTTACAATCTCTGGTGATGTTGAATATGTGGTGGAAGTATCACCTGATCCTGCCTTTGGAGCAGTAGAGTATTCGGTTACCACTCCGAATCTGACAACAACGATCTCGGATGATAAGCTGACCATTAAGAAAGATTATTATGCACGGATCAAGGCCGTTGGTAAAAATGGCGCGACGGATAGCAATTGGCTTGTAAGTTCTGCATTCAGGATCACAGGAGAGCAATTCCTCATTGCCATTAACTCCACAACGGTGACCGATGTTGCTGTTCAGCTTACATGGAGACTTAATCCCGACTTGAATAAACTCGTCTTCACACCTCCGGTAGGAGCACCTGTGGAATACACCTTAACAGCTGGTGAGAAAGCAGCCGGGTTAAAGGTGATCACGGGCCTGACTCAAAGCACTACGTACTCTGCCGAAATATTTCAGGATACCAAGAGCAAAGGATTGATCAGCTTCAAAACAAAAGCATCGATCACCGGAAATATTGTTGACCTGACCGGTACTACCGGAGATCCTAACGCATTAATAACTGCACTTGGAACAGCAGCAAGCGGTAGTATTATCGTTTTAAGAAGAGGAGAGACTTACAAATTCACAAGCTTCACTTTCACCGGCGGAAAATCAGTTAGCATCGTTACTGCACTCGGTTTTGGTACAGACTACGCCATCATACGATCTACAGGAAGCTTTACAATCGCTGCCTCCACAACAACAGATTCACTGGTGTTCCGTGATTTGATAATCAAAGGACAGAATGTTGCTACTGCACCTCTGAGCTATGATAATCACTATCTCTTCAATGTTGGAAATACCAATGTGAATGTCACGAAGATGCGATTTGACAATTGTAACATAAGGATCCTTAGAGGACTGGTAAGAGGTCAGGCGGGAACACCAGCTTCACCAGTTACAAATCCTCCAACGGTACCGTCTTTAGTAGTTACCAACTACATCATCAACAATTGCGTGATGGACAGCATACGAGAGTATGGTATAGCCAGTACATTCAATACTTCTGGCAGCTCATTTAAGAATATCACGGTTACGAATTCCACATTCTCACATTTCAGAAAATTCATCGATCACCGTGTGTATGGAAACTTATCGATCAATATTTCCAACTGTACGTTCTTTGACGTCGTTGCCGGCGCAGCTGCTCCAGCAAATGCCTTTATCGATTTCCAGACGGTAGGAGCAGGTATTGTTAATATTTCGAATTGTATTTTTGGAAGAACCTGGAATGAAACCGGAGCAGGGACTTTAGTATGGGGATTCCGTGCCTCCACTGGCTCGCCAGGAGGTGCAGGATCGTATGGTACATCAGATTTCGTAAATGATAACTTGCCGATTTCCGTAACAAGCTATGCTGGTACATCACTCTCATTGTTTACAGATCCTGTTAATGATAATTTCAAGATCAAAGACGTAACATTTGTCGGAAGAAGTATTGCAGGAGATCCTCGCTGGAGAATTAATTAA
- a CDS encoding RagB/SusD family nutrient uptake outer membrane protein yields MKTNNITRYFLTLIFTVGVITSCKDYLEIQPVSSFGPDAVFSDVENTTKALIGVYSSLGGDNGYGIRISMYYAYDNDEMMGQGATPYPDNERRDIAHYSVQPSNTQLAAPFNQLYAGIEKANICIKYIPEMDMYKNGTTSQQTDLKRLYGEALTLRAQYYYELVRNWGDVPAQFVPSSDQGDLFKGREDRNVILDKILTDLELASTLVPWRSEVPADERITQGAVRGLRARIALARGGYSLRGKVMLRSADFLDYYKIARDECLAVMQSNQHSLNPSYKSVFKDAIAAHALEPNGEIMWEVAMTGGTSATGDSKLGYYNGPRVNGNGNGALTILPTYFYLFEANDTRRDVTCAPYDVNLNTTFAGRPLTTMVDGKFRRDWMTNPAPSPTSTQQYFGLNWPVIRYSDVLLMYAEAENEINNGPTPQGIAAFEQVRKRAYGANPIGTTPLLKAEFFNALLIERSLELGGEGIRKYDLLRWNLLTAKLDEAKAQMNAMALGTGTYTVGSLPSTTQSIANIPVTMYYQTTATTSTGLIWLNSFYAPTPGVAPANSTAVLWRGNLVGAPSNATTIPSTLLTYFAISFTPGKSELLPLASSVIDSNPGLGQNDGF; encoded by the coding sequence ATGAAAACAAATAATATAACCCGATACTTTTTGACATTGATCTTTACAGTGGGAGTGATTACCTCTTGTAAAGATTATCTTGAAATTCAACCGGTCTCTTCATTCGGTCCGGACGCTGTCTTTAGCGATGTAGAGAATACAACAAAAGCTCTAATAGGTGTCTATTCATCCCTGGGTGGAGATAACGGATATGGAATCCGTATCAGCATGTACTATGCTTATGATAATGATGAGATGATGGGACAGGGTGCAACACCTTATCCTGATAATGAAAGACGCGACATTGCTCATTATAGTGTTCAACCAAGTAATACTCAGCTGGCGGCTCCCTTCAATCAGCTTTATGCGGGTATAGAGAAAGCCAACATCTGTATTAAATACATTCCTGAAATGGATATGTATAAGAACGGAACAACTTCCCAGCAAACTGATCTTAAACGTCTTTATGGTGAAGCCCTTACTTTAAGAGCGCAATACTATTATGAACTTGTTCGCAACTGGGGTGATGTACCTGCACAATTTGTGCCGTCCAGTGATCAGGGAGATCTTTTCAAAGGGCGTGAAGACAGAAATGTTATTCTCGATAAGATTTTAACAGATCTTGAATTGGCATCAACACTGGTTCCATGGAGAAGTGAAGTGCCAGCAGATGAGCGCATCACACAGGGAGCCGTTCGTGGCTTGCGTGCACGTATTGCTTTGGCAAGAGGCGGATATTCCTTACGTGGAAAAGTAATGTTGCGCTCTGCTGATTTCCTTGATTATTATAAGATCGCAAGAGATGAATGTCTTGCAGTCATGCAATCAAATCAGCATAGCCTGAACCCAAGCTACAAGTCAGTCTTCAAAGATGCCATCGCTGCTCATGCATTGGAACCTAATGGAGAAATTATGTGGGAGGTGGCTATGACAGGTGGAACGAGTGCAACCGGAGACAGTAAGCTAGGTTATTATAATGGCCCGCGTGTAAACGGAAATGGAAACGGAGCACTCACAATATTGCCTACCTACTTCTATTTGTTTGAAGCAAATGATACAAGACGTGATGTCACCTGTGCGCCGTATGACGTGAACCTTAACACTACGTTTGCGGGTCGTCCTCTTACAACGATGGTGGATGGAAAATTCAGAAGAGACTGGATGACCAATCCTGCTCCATCGCCTACGTCAACACAACAGTATTTCGGTTTGAACTGGCCTGTGATCCGCTATTCAGATGTTCTCTTAATGTATGCTGAGGCAGAGAATGAAATTAACAACGGCCCAACTCCGCAGGGAATTGCGGCTTTTGAGCAAGTTAGAAAGAGAGCTTATGGGGCTAACCCGATAGGAACTACTCCACTGCTCAAAGCAGAGTTTTTCAATGCACTTTTAATTGAACGTTCATTAGAGTTGGGTGGCGAGGGAATCCGGAAGTATGATCTTCTTCGCTGGAATCTGTTAACAGCGAAGCTGGATGAAGCAAAGGCACAAATGAATGCGATGGCTTTGGGAACTGGAACTTACACAGTGGGTTCATTGCCTTCAACAACCCAGTCAATTGCTAACATTCCTGTGACCATGTACTATCAGACAACAGCTACAACTTCTACAGGTTTGATCTGGCTGAATTCATTTTATGCGCCAACGCCAGGAGTTGCGCCTGCAAATTCGACCGCGGTTTTATGGAGAGGTAATCTTGTTGGAGCACCGTCAAATGCTACAACAATCCCTTCAACGTTGCTTACATATTTCGCAATCTCTTTTACCCCTGGAAAAAGTGAATTGCTTCCGTTGGCTTCCAGTGTGATTGACTCGAATCCTGGCTTAGGACAGAATGATGGTTTTTAA
- a CDS encoding TonB-dependent receptor, whose protein sequence is MDRIVRLIKLTSAVILLLISADLHAQKRAISGVVKTDKETLPGVTVVEKGTTNGTVTDVDGKFTLMVSEGATLSLTFIGMKAQEISIGTQTSINVNMESDVTQLNDVVVVGYGVVERKDLTTSVSSVGAKQLVDIPINNTGQALAGRLAGVQVVTNEGSPNAQVQIRVRGGGSITQDNNPIYVVDGIQVENALNVIAPQDIQSIDVLKDASATAIYGARGANGVVIITTKGGREQKMQVSYSGLVGVRTLANKLEVMNPYDFVFYQYERSRGNSTSEGTFRRNYGNFSDIDLYKQVPFTDWQDETFGRSAVMQTHNISVSGGSTKTQYNVSLTSNTEQGIQLGSDFDRKLITTRLDHKFTNWLKVGANVRYNYTVVNGAGTSTAGSSSTNRLRQSVRYRPFLFPGQTTETYDPEYAQATNSNSLALVNPILLAQAEYQKNTSDVINVNGYVVVDPTPYLSIRSTLGYDYTNGHVDIFSDTITNSAKQNGQGLAIASINTSKIGILNNSNVATLSFHKLNENFAKHNKLDIMAGHELLQKVTNTTYQESHGFPRGTTSSQALANMTTLGTNYINPSFAPTYEVTERLVSFFGRATFSRDDKYMAVFSMRADGSSKFAEGHKWGYFPSASLAWRISNESFFEGARSTLKLSDFKLRLSYGQSGNNRINDFLYLPQFEQYPPYDLNNVSVIGWGVKRDGGNPALANNNLKWETTITQNLGIDIGFLEGKFQASVDIYHNRTQELIVNTPVPTSSGYANQLQNVGNTTNTGVEVQITATPIRTNAFSWKSTFNISFNKNNIETLGKQSFFLVNSGWNNNSPFDYNVIAGKATGTIWGLVSDGYYQIDDFNYSGGVYTLKPEIASNQTITALVPKPGVIKFKDLDGNGTINDGDRTALGNANPDFFGGWNNQFTYKNWDLSVFINFQYGNKVLNANKLEFTSGFTQDANLLAIMNNRFRNVNDEGQVVTDPDALRALNVNATLWTPLVSASSFYVNSWAVEDGSFIRINNITLGYTLPNTFLQKFKLTRFRVYGTVNNLAVFTNYSGYDPDVNTRRGTPLTPGVDYSAYPRSHAYIFGVNLTF, encoded by the coding sequence ATGGATAGAATTGTACGACTAATCAAACTTACCAGCGCAGTGATTTTGCTTTTGATCAGCGCTGATCTTCATGCCCAAAAGCGAGCAATATCCGGGGTTGTAAAGACCGATAAGGAAACTCTGCCCGGCGTCACCGTTGTTGAAAAAGGAACTACCAATGGAACGGTTACCGACGTCGACGGAAAATTTACACTCATGGTCTCAGAAGGAGCAACGCTCTCTTTAACATTTATCGGGATGAAAGCCCAGGAGATCTCCATCGGAACACAAACATCCATTAACGTCAATATGGAATCGGACGTCACTCAGCTGAACGACGTCGTTGTCGTTGGATATGGTGTTGTAGAGCGTAAAGATCTCACAACCTCTGTTTCTTCAGTAGGCGCCAAGCAGCTGGTAGACATTCCTATTAATAACACAGGGCAGGCACTCGCCGGAAGGTTAGCAGGGGTGCAGGTCGTTACCAATGAAGGATCTCCCAATGCTCAGGTACAGATTCGTGTACGGGGTGGTGGATCTATCACTCAGGATAATAACCCGATCTATGTTGTGGATGGTATCCAGGTTGAAAATGCTCTCAACGTAATTGCTCCTCAGGATATTCAATCAATCGATGTACTAAAAGATGCTTCTGCAACTGCAATTTATGGAGCGCGTGGTGCAAACGGTGTTGTGATCATTACCACCAAAGGAGGTCGTGAGCAAAAAATGCAGGTTAGCTACAGCGGATTGGTAGGAGTGAGGACACTCGCAAACAAACTGGAGGTCATGAATCCATATGACTTTGTCTTTTATCAATATGAAAGAAGCAGAGGTAACTCCACCAGCGAAGGAACATTCCGCAGAAATTATGGAAACTTCAGTGATATCGATCTTTACAAACAAGTTCCTTTTACCGATTGGCAGGATGAAACATTTGGAAGAAGCGCTGTCATGCAGACACATAATATTTCTGTAAGCGGCGGGTCAACCAAAACACAATATAATGTCAGTCTTACTTCCAACACTGAACAGGGTATCCAGCTTGGATCTGACTTTGACAGAAAGCTCATCACTACCCGACTCGATCATAAATTCACCAACTGGCTAAAGGTGGGTGCTAACGTTCGGTATAATTATACAGTCGTGAATGGAGCAGGAACTTCTACAGCCGGCTCGTCTTCTACCAATCGCCTTCGTCAAAGTGTTCGTTACAGACCTTTCCTTTTCCCTGGTCAGACCACTGAAACTTACGATCCTGAGTATGCACAGGCAACGAATTCAAACAGCCTTGCACTTGTCAATCCTATTTTGCTGGCACAGGCTGAATATCAAAAGAACACCTCAGATGTCATTAACGTGAACGGATATGTTGTGGTAGATCCAACACCATACCTTTCTATCCGATCAACGCTTGGATATGATTATACCAACGGACATGTTGATATTTTCAGCGATACCATCACCAACTCTGCCAAGCAGAATGGACAGGGTCTTGCCATCGCATCTATCAATACTTCAAAAATCGGAATTCTCAATAATTCAAATGTTGCAACACTTTCATTTCATAAACTGAATGAAAACTTTGCAAAGCATAACAAGCTCGATATCATGGCGGGCCACGAATTGCTTCAGAAAGTCACCAACACCACATATCAGGAGAGTCATGGCTTCCCACGAGGAACAACGTCTTCACAGGCCCTGGCTAATATGACTACACTCGGAACCAACTATATAAATCCGAGTTTTGCTCCAACGTATGAAGTGACAGAACGATTGGTATCCTTCTTTGGTAGAGCAACTTTCTCTAGGGATGATAAATACATGGCCGTATTTTCAATGCGTGCAGACGGGTCTTCAAAGTTTGCAGAAGGCCACAAGTGGGGATACTTCCCATCAGCATCGTTAGCGTGGAGAATTTCAAACGAAAGTTTCTTTGAAGGAGCCAGGTCAACTCTCAAGCTCAGCGACTTTAAACTAAGATTGAGTTACGGTCAATCCGGTAACAATCGTATCAATGACTTTTTATATCTGCCACAGTTTGAGCAATATCCTCCTTATGATCTGAATAACGTTTCTGTTATCGGATGGGGTGTTAAGCGCGATGGAGGAAATCCCGCACTTGCCAACAACAATCTTAAATGGGAAACTACTATCACTCAGAATCTTGGTATTGACATCGGCTTCCTTGAAGGAAAGTTCCAGGCTTCAGTTGATATCTACCACAACAGAACTCAGGAGTTGATTGTAAACACACCGGTTCCTACATCCTCAGGATATGCAAATCAGTTACAGAATGTTGGTAACACAACCAATACAGGGGTAGAGGTTCAGATCACAGCCACTCCAATTCGTACCAATGCATTTAGCTGGAAATCTACTTTCAACATTTCATTCAATAAAAACAACATTGAAACACTTGGAAAGCAAAGCTTCTTCCTGGTGAATTCAGGATGGAATAACAACTCGCCGTTTGATTACAATGTGATTGCTGGAAAAGCAACCGGTACGATCTGGGGACTTGTTTCTGATGGTTATTATCAGATTGATGATTTTAATTATAGCGGTGGTGTCTACACCTTGAAACCTGAAATTGCAAGCAATCAGACGATCACGGCGCTCGTTCCAAAACCAGGTGTTATCAAGTTCAAGGATCTGGATGGAAACGGTACCATCAACGATGGTGATCGTACAGCGCTCGGTAATGCGAATCCCGATTTCTTTGGTGGATGGAATAACCAGTTTACTTATAAGAACTGGGATTTGAGCGTGTTCATCAACTTTCAGTATGGCAACAAAGTGCTGAATGCAAACAAGCTTGAATTCACAAGCGGATTCACACAGGATGCCAATTTACTGGCCATCATGAACAATCGTTTCAGAAACGTTAATGATGAAGGGCAGGTTGTCACCGATCCGGATGCGTTGCGCGCTCTGAATGTCAATGCAACATTATGGACACCGTTGGTTAGCGCCAGTTCATTCTATGTGAATTCATGGGCGGTTGAAGACGGATCATTTATCCGTATCAATAACATCACCCTGGGTTACACACTTCCAAATACGTTCCTTCAGAAATTCAAGCTGACCAGATTCAGAGTGTATGGAACGGTTAACAACCTCGCAGTATTCACCAACTATTCAGGATATGATCCGGATGTGAATACACGTCGTGGTACACCATTGACTCCAGGGGTTGACTATTCAGCTTATCCACGCAGTCATGCTTACATTTTTGGTGTCAATCTTACTTTCTAA
- a CDS encoding pectate lyase → MMRQIISIVLILLSSTGCAQKVVPVSERTSIPLAFPGAEGFGKYTSGGREGKVYVVTNLNDSGPGSLREAVKKKEKRIITFAVSGTIALESDLNISYGDLTIAGQSAPGDGICIRNYPVKVGASNVIIRYLRFRLGDERKVQEDAFSGVRQKNVIIDHCSMSWATDECASFYYNENFTMQWCIISESLNNSVHEKGEHGYGGIWGGVKASFHHNLLANHSSRLPRFSGSSTTPNTPDELVDFRNNVIYNWRSNNTYGGEGGRYNIVSNYYKPGPSTGNSKKWIVNPSSPVGKFYIADNLLDGDEKISKNNWSGVKTNSIDSTLSAKPFATEAMEEESASSAFESVVKNAGASFKRDKVDARIADEVRKGNSSSGKKSNGIIDSQSEVGGWPELVSLPAPQDADGDGIPDEWEIKNRLDPKNVADGSTYSLSKGFTNIEVYLNSLLKK, encoded by the coding sequence ATGATGCGTCAGATAATATCCATTGTTTTAATTCTTCTCTCTTCAACAGGCTGTGCGCAGAAGGTTGTGCCTGTATCGGAAAGGACTTCCATTCCATTGGCTTTTCCAGGCGCAGAAGGATTTGGAAAATATACATCTGGTGGCAGGGAAGGAAAAGTTTATGTTGTAACCAATCTTAACGATAGCGGACCGGGAAGTTTGCGTGAGGCAGTAAAGAAGAAAGAGAAGAGGATCATCACTTTTGCAGTTTCAGGAACCATTGCTCTGGAGTCCGATCTTAATATTAGTTATGGGGATCTTACAATCGCTGGACAATCTGCTCCAGGAGATGGTATTTGCATTAGGAATTATCCGGTGAAAGTCGGCGCCAGTAATGTGATCATACGATATTTGAGATTTCGTTTAGGAGATGAAAGAAAAGTTCAGGAAGATGCATTCTCCGGTGTCCGTCAAAAAAATGTTATTATTGACCACTGTTCGATGAGCTGGGCAACCGACGAATGTGCGTCATTCTATTACAACGAAAACTTCACGATGCAATGGTGCATCATTTCAGAAAGTCTTAATAATTCTGTTCATGAAAAAGGTGAGCATGGTTATGGAGGAATCTGGGGCGGCGTGAAGGCTTCGTTCCATCACAATCTATTGGCAAATCATTCCAGCAGACTTCCAAGATTCAGCGGATCTTCAACTACACCCAACACACCTGACGAGTTGGTGGACTTCAGAAACAATGTGATTTATAACTGGAGAAGCAATAATACATATGGAGGTGAAGGCGGTCGGTATAATATTGTTTCAAACTATTATAAGCCCGGACCTTCCACCGGAAATTCTAAGAAATGGATTGTGAACCCATCCTCACCTGTTGGAAAATTCTATATCGCTGATAATTTACTGGATGGTGATGAAAAGATTTCGAAGAATAACTGGAGTGGAGTAAAGACAAACTCTATTGATTCAACATTGTCTGCCAAACCTTTTGCAACAGAAGCTATGGAAGAGGAATCTGCTTCTTCAGCTTTTGAATCCGTTGTCAAAAATGCCGGTGCAAGTTTTAAGAGAGACAAGGTTGATGCAAGAATTGCTGACGAAGTAAGGAAGGGAAATTCATCTTCCGGAAAAAAGAGCAATGGAATCATTGACTCTCAATCGGAAGTAGGAGGGTGGCCCGAATTGGTTTCGCTGCCAGCTCCACAGGATGCCGATGGAGATGGTATCCCTGATGAGTGGGAGATCAAAAATAGGCTTGATCCAAAGAATGTAGCCGACGGCTCAACTTACAGTCTGAGTAAAGGGTTCACAAACATAGAGGTATATCTTAACAGCCTTTTGAAAAAGTAA
- a CDS encoding glycoside hydrolase family 88 protein: MKSLTFLIGVFLAFPLFSQESNDRVVISVKRNYKPKDTENAVLVFDWNELKKRVNNLKPSNLLLVDQHFVLPIEAKIIDANGDGKPESVTADVTFKSNEPVFGFMVSAKGQGSKVIREAITPDPRFEITYLVPYASNGQKIADRIIESTIHTYPDTKDLSIISPGKWTYEYGFFLNAAYVQYENTKNEKYLSYIKSWVDNFITTDGSWRDGVYDVEEYRLDDILPGRLCIYLYQKTGEEKYKKIADQFIAHLSRQPKTSEGGYWHKKIYPNQMWLDGIYMGDIFSTQYAAAFNEPHWFDEAVQQINLMYKHAYDPSTGLLFHGWDESKNKVWANQETGTSPEFWSRAVGWYAMALIDCLDYLPKDHPQRKNIELIFQKLCGSIRNFQDKKTGLWFQITDKGNLKDNWIETSSSAMFSYAFAKGANKGILDKSYTTAAEKAYSSILKNYIYQDNEGYVHLDQAVKVGSLNIKNSKGDYPYYIGGERRLDDYKGLAALLYASIELKK; the protein is encoded by the coding sequence ATGAAGAGCCTTACATTTCTGATCGGAGTATTTTTAGCTTTTCCTTTGTTCTCGCAGGAGAGTAACGACAGAGTAGTTATTTCTGTTAAGAGAAATTACAAACCGAAGGATACAGAGAATGCAGTCCTTGTCTTTGATTGGAATGAATTGAAGAAAAGAGTTAATAATCTCAAACCTTCAAATTTGCTGCTTGTGGATCAGCACTTTGTGCTGCCCATCGAGGCGAAAATCATCGATGCGAATGGCGACGGTAAGCCTGAAAGTGTAACAGCAGATGTTACCTTCAAATCCAATGAGCCTGTTTTTGGATTCATGGTAAGTGCAAAGGGACAGGGTTCAAAGGTCATTCGTGAAGCGATTACTCCTGATCCAAGATTTGAAATCACATATCTTGTGCCGTATGCTTCGAATGGACAGAAGATTGCCGATAGAATTATTGAAAGCACGATTCATACCTATCCGGATACAAAAGACCTGAGCATCATTTCACCTGGCAAATGGACTTATGAGTATGGATTCTTTCTGAACGCCGCATATGTTCAGTATGAAAACACGAAGAATGAAAAGTACTTGAGCTATATAAAAAGCTGGGTTGATAACTTTATTACCACTGATGGTTCCTGGAGGGATGGGGTTTATGATGTTGAAGAGTATCGGCTTGATGATATCCTTCCCGGCAGACTGTGCATTTATCTTTATCAGAAAACAGGAGAAGAGAAGTATAAAAAAATTGCTGATCAGTTCATCGCACATCTTTCCCGCCAGCCAAAAACCAGCGAGGGAGGTTATTGGCATAAAAAGATATATCCAAATCAGATGTGGCTGGATGGAATTTACATGGGAGATATCTTCTCAACTCAGTATGCTGCAGCTTTTAATGAACCACATTGGTTTGATGAAGCAGTTCAACAGATTAATCTTATGTACAAGCATGCATATGATCCTTCCACAGGTTTACTTTTTCATGGATGGGATGAATCGAAAAATAAAGTGTGGGCTAATCAGGAAACTGGAACCTCTCCTGAATTCTGGAGCCGGGCGGTTGGCTGGTATGCAATGGCTTTAATTGACTGTCTTGATTATTTGCCGAAGGACCATCCACAGAGGAAGAATATTGAACTGATCTTTCAAAAACTTTGCGGAAGCATTCGCAACTTTCAGGATAAGAAAACCGGACTATGGTTTCAAATTACAGACAAAGGAAATTTAAAGGATAACTGGATTGAGACCTCCAGCTCGGCCATGTTCTCTTACGCTTTTGCGAAAGGCGCAAATAAGGGAATCCTAGATAAAAGCTATACAACTGCTGCAGAAAAGGCATATTCATCCATTTTGAAAAATTATATTTATCAGGACAATGAAGGATATGTTCATTTGGATCAGGCTGTAAAAGTAGGTTCATTGAATATCAAGAATTCAAAAGGAGATTATCCCTACTATATCGGAGGGGAGCGTCGTCTGGATGATTATAAAGGGCTTGCGGCATTGTTGTATGCAAGCATTGAACTAAAGAAATGA